One genomic window of Cannabis sativa cultivar Pink pepper isolate KNU-18-1 chromosome 2, ASM2916894v1, whole genome shotgun sequence includes the following:
- the LOC133035098 gene encoding uncharacterized protein LOC133035098 — MIAQDEPKRPRRADTPAHGLDGGVSPMEENPAPPHIELTPIPGDEARQELRIAKHNYAMDEYSRGYADVEALRRILRAEVEASINHPDYHDPWNLNLDPLADWFRPLLGPTLAPFAAEMTGEFASQLTRCAPKRFATCASLNSIFQVQDLSHSLTVLAAEAGRLSKNIISHGFALSDFGDMNDVKKVLQDLTAERQIYQEAAERQEAAAKAKEEKAKAREEEAIRREAQAEDMIQAEAQRRGRMEAHHQEELRAQTEAAEKARRDLREAREALDEMAAKVRSLEETHQSDIESKAALAAELKELRDYKDQSIRKAKRAELLSPVSCARCPKRFDDGVYMAWATNDQSIKLSFYPKPEDMIAKFREKKKRLDAELEARIGPRLPPRAD; from the exons atgattgcccaggacgagccgaagaggcctcggagggccgacactcccgctcatggcctagacggcggggtttctccgatggaggaaaatcctgctcctcctcacattgagcttaccccgattccgggggatgaggcaaggcaggagcttcgcatagccaaacacaactacgctatggacgagtactcccggggatatgccgatgtggaggcccttaggaggattctgcgagcggaggttgaggcgagcattaaccatccggactatcatgatccgtggaacctcaacctggatcctttagcagactggttccgtcccctcctagggcccactttggctccctttgccgcggaaatgaccggtgagttcgcttctcagcttacacgctgtgcgcccaagcggtttgccacttgcgcttccctgaactccatcttccaggtccaggacctcagccattccctcacagtg CTTgcagctgaggctggtcgcctctccaagaacatcataagccatggcttcgctctgtccgattttggggacatgaacgacgtcaagaaggtcctccaagaccttacagcggagaggcagatctaccaggaggctgccgagcgccaggaagcagcggccaaggccaaggaagagaaggccaaggccagggaagaggaggccatccggagggaggctcaggcggaggacatgatccaggccgaggcccagcggagaggcaggatggaggcccaccatcaggaggagctaagggctcaaaccgaggctgccgagaaggctaggcgagaccttcgggaggccagggaggctttggatgaaatggccgccaaggtgaggtctctagaggagactcaccagtcggatatcgaatccaaggccgctctggctgcggagctgaaggagcttcgggactacaaagatcagtctatcaggaaggccaagagggccgagctcctttctcccgtctcctgtgcccggtgcccgaagcgctttgatgatggtgtctacatggcttgggccaccaatgatcagagtatcaagctttctttttatcccaaacccgaggacatgattgccaaatttcgggaaaagaagaagagacttgatgctgagcttgaggcacggatcggacctcgtcttccgccgcgggctgactga